CGTGGCAATCAGGCCCGCGGCTGTGGCGGCGCCCAACTTGAACAAGTCGCGGCGAGTGGTTCCGGTATCCGGCACGGCCCCCTCCTGGATCGGAAAGGCCTAGTATCGCGCCATATGGTCCTCATAGGTCAGGAATGGGTAGGATCATCTCAGCGTGTGAGCTCGGAGTCTGACTTGACCTTTTTCCTGAACACCATGTTGTTTGCGTTCCTGGCGCTGTTTCCCATCCTGAACCCGCCGGCCATGGCGCCGGTCTTCCTGCAGCTCACGGGCGGTGTAAAGGAATCCCAGCGCAATCACCTGGCAGCCCTCATCGGCTTCTACACCTGGGTATTCCTCACCACCCTCCTGGTGGTGGGTGGCTGGATGCTCAAGCTCTTGGGCATCTCCATTCCCGTCATCGCCATCGCCGGGGGACTGCTGCTCTTCCACAGCGCCTGGCACATGCTGAACCGCGATCCCAAACTGAGCGAATCCGACAAGGCCGAGTTGCAGACCTACCTGCTGGACCAGGCCTTCTTCCCCCTCACCATGCCCGTGACGG
This sequence is a window from Geothrix sp. PMB-07. Protein-coding genes within it:
- a CDS encoding MarC family protein, which produces MTFFLNTMLFAFLALFPILNPPAMAPVFLQLTGGVKESQRNHLAALIGFYTWVFLTTLLVVGGWMLKLLGISIPVIAIAGGLLLFHSAWHMLNRDPKLSESDKAELQTYLLDQAFFPLTMPVTAGPGAMAVTLSLVPRGPIWHPQTLMSFLGTTCGIGLAALTVFLFYRYGTKVIRKLGATGEATITQISAFVLLAIGVQIVWGGLRELIRGI